A stretch of the Aspergillus puulaauensis MK2 DNA, chromosome 6, nearly complete sequence genome encodes the following:
- a CDS encoding uncharacterized protein (COG:Q;~EggNog:ENOG410PPGR;~InterPro:IPR026992,IPR027443,IPR005123;~PFAM:PF03171,PF14226;~go_function: GO:0016491 - oxidoreductase activity [Evidence IEA];~go_process: GO:0055114 - oxidation-reduction process [Evidence IEA]): MDAAMTLNHAVAELPIIDPSKLARGDDAEIERVLDAGKTHGFFYLDLTTAETPRLVDTWNAVLAFMEEYFDQLQEVKMKDDRNSDIHGYEPCGTSAGATEDRTDHYESLKISFQECRTRSDNLAPALKKYYELLEPFISGAHRLTLLILRCFTKVLGEKLPATLESFHDPSQPTTSTLSMFRYPSQTDEEAAKGVGHNKHTDIGTLAFLLCQQWGLQMLSPLENKWVYVAPKHGHAIINVGDSLRFLTQNRLLSAVHRVLPFVNRQVAHRYSIAFFLRPADDTIYRDSKGRMITARVA, translated from the exons ATGGATGCTGCCATGACTCTGAACCACGCTGTGGCCGAGCTGCCTATCATTGACCCCAGCAAGCTTGCGAGGGGAGATGACGCTGAGATAGAGAGAGTGTTAGATGCGGGCAAGACACATGGGTTCTTCTATTTGGATTTGACCACCGCAGAAACCCCGCGTCTAGTGGACACTTGGAATGCGGTGCTGGCGTTTATGGAAGAGTACTTCGATCAGCTACAGGaagtgaagatgaaggaTGACCGGAACAGCGATATCCATGG GTATGAACCTTGTGGTACCTCTGCCGGGGCCACAGAAGATCGCACCGACCACTATGAGAGTCTGAAG ATCTCTTTCCAGGAATGCCGAACCCGCTCAGATAACCTGGCGCCCGCATTGAAGAAGTACTATGAGTTGTTAGAGCCGTTCATTTCCGGTGCTCACAGGCTGACGTTGCTTATTCTGCGTTGCTTTACTAAGGTCCTGGGAGAAAAGCTTCCAGCGACGCTGGAGTCGTTCCACGACCCGTCTCAGCCAACCACAAGCACCTTGTCCATGTTCCGCTACCCCAGCCagaccgacgaggaagcggCTAAGGGCGTGGGGCACAACAAACATACTGACATTGGGACCCTGGCCTTTCTCCTCTGCCAGCAATGGGGCCTCCAGATGCTGTCACCGCTAGAGAACAAATGGGTGTACGTGGCGCCCAAGCACGGCCACGCCATTATCAACGTAGGTGACTCGCTCCGGTTCCTGACACAAAACCGACTGCTGTCCGCTGTCCACCGCGTGCTGCCCTTTGTCAACCGTCAGGTGGCTCACCGGTATTCAATTGCATTTTTCCTGCGTCCAGCCGATGATACCATATACCGTGACTCCAAGGGACGGATGATCACAGCCCGGGTGGCATGA
- a CDS encoding uncharacterized protein (COG:U;~EggNog:ENOG410PMZM;~InterPro:IPR011701,IPR036259;~PFAM:PF07690;~TransMembrane:11 (o29-50i120-143o155-178i190-211o217-235i294-316o328-346i367-385o391-409i421-445o457-480i);~go_function: GO:0022857 - transmembrane transporter activity [Evidence IEA];~go_process: GO:0055085 - transmembrane transport [Evidence IEA]), with amino-acid sequence MSETTPLLQDAGRNPDSTGPTRLTHRRSAVIVLIAIIVFIIDLGASMLSASQVAVYEEIICQRYLSGISPVASPETCKAGPIQSELAAVNGWKNTLDMIPSIVLGTSYGFMADKKGRWPVLVLSMGGMLLAQTSHLAICWLQPAVPLRAVWLPSFFQLIGGGGATATTVLSVVVADLYSEEERPAILSRIFGIIFAAQLLGMAITGLVISINPWIPFAMSVIMLMIGCVFTCFLPETHPRTTAAKIIRPCSPSESAIGSEDQGRADSANSTLLDTMRQAMNTVYAIMANRSARGIIVCLLAEGMGTQSTSLILQYASTRFGWTYAEGTNLLVVKLGISTGILLVVFPWLSRVLATKLSSDQKWLQKALVQVSLAFLMMGYFVVFLTGHSVGLIGGIVTTALGAGAELAARNLLMAVVEPEILGLACSAIPLVQSIASLSSVPMLVASFRWGIRQGNGWVGAPFLIATVLCALANVALTMVRV; translated from the exons ATGTCCGAAACAACGCCTCTGCTCCAGGATGCTGGACGGAACCCTGATTCCACTGGGCCGACGAGGCTAACCCACCGTCGATCAGCAGTGATTGTCCTGATCGCCATCATAGTCTTCATCATTGACCTGGGCGCGTCAATGCTGTCTGCATCTCAGGTCGCGGTATATGAAGAAATTATCTGCCAACGCTATCTGAGTGGGATCTCTCCTGTCGCGTCGCCTGAGACTTGCAAAGCTGGCCCAATTCAAAGTGAGCTCGCGGCGGTCAATGGATGGAAAAACACTTTAGACATGATCCCAA GCATTGTGCTAGGTACGTCATACGGCTTCATGGCCGATAAAAAAGGTCGTTGGCCTGTCCTGGTCTTGTCAATGGGCGGGATGCTTCTTGCCCAGACCAGCCACCTGGCGATAT GTTGGCTGCAGCCAGCAGTGCCTCTGCGTGCGGTTTGGCTCCCTTCGTTCTTTCAATTGatcggaggaggcggcgcaACCGCCACGACAGTGCTGTCGGTCGTCGTCGCGGACTTGTattcggaggaggagag ACCGGCCATTCTCTCGAGAATATTCggcatcatcttcgccgcccaGCTGCTCGGGATGGCCATAACTGGGTTGGTCATATCCATCAACCCATGGATACCATTTGCTATGAGCGTGATTATGTTGATGATTGGGTGCGTTTTCACATGCTTCCTTCCTGAAACTCACCCAAGGACAACAGCAGCGAAGATAATCCGCCCCTGTTCACCATCAGAATCTGCCATTGGATCTGAGGACCAAGGTCGCGCTGATTCGGCGAATTCTACTTTACTTGATACGATGCGCCAGGCAATGAATACCGTATATGCAATTATGGCCAACAGAAGCGCGCGGGGGATCATTGTTTGCCTGCTTGCGGAGGGCATGGGCACTCAAAGCACCTCACTCATCCTACAGTATGCATCAACGCGGTTTGGATGGACCTACGCAGAG GGGACCAACCTCCTTGTCGTCAAATTGGGCATCAGCACCGGCATACTGCTAGTCGTTTTCCCCTGGCTTTCTCGCGTCTTAGCTACCAAGCTTTCCTCGGACCAAAAGTGGCTCCAAAAAGCCCTGGTACAAGTTAGTTTGGCCTTTTTAATGATGGGCTACTTCGTGGTATTCTTGACAGGACACAGTGTCGGGCTTATAGGGGGTATTGTGACCACCGCGCTAGGGGCAGGCGCTGAATTGGCGGCGCGCAACCTCCTGATGGCGGTTGTGGAGCCAGAGATTCTCGGGCTGGCCTGCTCGGCCATCCCGCTGGTTCAATCGATTGCGTCTCTTTCATCTGTGCCGATGCTTGTTGCTAGTTTCCGATGGGGCATCCGCCAGGGCAACGGCTGGGTGGGGGCGCCGTTCTTGATTGCTACAGTCCTGTGTGCACTGGCGAATGTGGCCTTGACGATGGTGCGAGTGTAA
- a CDS encoding uncharacterized protein (COG:I;~EggNog:ENOG410QD81;~InterPro:IPR018201,IPR016039,IPR032821,IPR014030, IPR014031,IPR020841;~PFAM:PF16197,PF00109,PF02801;~go_function: GO:0004315 - 3-oxoacyl-[acyl-carrier-protein] synthase activity [Evidence IEA];~go_function: GO:0016746 - transferase activity, transferring acyl groups [Evidence IEA];~go_process: GO:0006633 - fatty acid biosynthetic process [Evidence IEA]), whose product MVQKEPITMPIAVVGMSCRFAGGATSPERLWELCAEGRSAWSKVPQSRFNQAAFYHPDGQRSGTSNAQGAHFLEEDVSLFDAPFFNFPAEVANSMDPQVRLQLEGVFEALESAGISIEKIAGTQTCVFAGASFRDYHDSLMRDPDILPRFFLTGNGAAMISNRISHFHDLRGPSMTVDTGCSTALTALHLACQSLRAGESTTSIVAGSNIMLNPDMLETLASVGFLSSAGKSYPFDDRALGYGRGEGIATVILKPLADALRDGDPIRSVIRETALNQDGRTPTLTSPSEQAQEELVLSCYRNAGLDPTETTYVEVHGTGTRVGDLIEISALSRALNCDRPVNEPLFIGSVTSNIGHAETANGLASVIKVAMAFEKRSIPPNANYQNPNPEIDIESLNVEVPGSLKPWPSSVCRRASVNNFGYGGTNAHVIMEPAPQDRPEPYTNGHHSGANVPRAFVLSAKDETGTRKMMAHLAQYLRQANVEKDE is encoded by the exons ATGGTCCAGAAAGAACCTATAACGATGcccatcgccgtcgtcggcatGAGCTGTCGTTTTGCAGGAGGTGCTACTAGCCCGGAGAGGCTCTGGGAGCTCTGCGCTGAAGGGCGCAGTGCCTGGTCGAAAGTACCCCAAAGTCGGTTTAACCAGGCAGCGTTCTATCACCCCGATGGTCAGAGATCAGGCACC AGCAACGCACAAGGAGCACACTTTCttgaggaggatgtttcATTGTTTGATGCGCCGTTTTTCAATTTTCCAGCCGAGGTGGCCAAC TCAATGGACCCCCAAGTTCGCCTGCAACTAGAGGGGGTATTTGAGGCCCTCGAGAGCG CCGGCATCTCGATCGAAAAAATCGCAGGGACGCAGACGTGTGTCTTTGCTGGCGCATCCTTTCGAGATTACCACGATAGCCTGATGCGTGACCCGGACATTCTGCCTCGTTTTTTCTTGACCGGCAATGGCGCAGCCATGATATCTAACAGGATATCCCACTTTCATGACCTGAGAGGGCCCAGCATGACGGTGGATACGGGGTGTTCCACGGCATTGACGGCCTTGCACCTGGCTTGCCAGAGTCTCCGCGCGGGCGAGTCGACTACCTCGATTGTTGCCGGTTCTAATATAATGCTCAACCCTGACATGCTCGAGACGCTGGCGAGTGTAGG ATTCCTTTCGTCTGCCGGTAAGTCCTATCCCTTTGACGATCGAGCTTTAGGCTACGGTCGTGGAGAAGGTATTGCAACAGTTATTCTCAAGCCCCTAGCGGATGCATTGCGCGATGGGGATCCGATTCGGTCAGTAATCAGGGAAACCGCACTGAACCAGGATGGCCGCACTCCAACCCTTACCTCACCTAGCGAACAGGCTCAGGAGGAATTGGTTCTCTCCTGTTATCGAAACGCCGGCCTAGACCCTACCGAGACGACTTATGTGGAAGTCCACGGTACAGGTACACGAGTCGGGGATCTCATAGAGATATCTGCACTCAGCCGAGCCCTGAACTGTGACAGACCGGTAAATGAACCGTTATTCATTGGCTCTGTGACATCAAACATCGGCCATGCGGAGACAGCCAATGGCCTCGCAAGTGTCATTAAGGTCGCCATGGCCTTTGAGAAAAGAAGTATCCCCCCGAATGCGAACTATCAGAACCCGAACCCCGAAATTGATATCGAATCATTAAATGTAGAG GTCCCAGGCTCCCTCAAACCATGGCCATCGAGCGTCTGTAGGCGGGCATCGGTTAACAACTTTGGGTACGGGGGAACGAATGCCCACGTTATTATGGAGCCTGCACCACAAGATAGGCCCGAGCCCTATACCAATGGACACCATTCGGGAGCCAATGTGCCTCGAGCTTTCGTTCTTAGTGCGAAGGACGAGACGGGTACTCGTAAGATGATGGCGCATTTGGCACAGTATCTGAGACAGGCCAACGTCGAGAAAGATGAGTAG
- a CDS encoding uncharacterized protein (COG:S;~EggNog:ENOG410Q23P) translates to MADASVGEEQALHNLCVSVFTAEYQRDYENATSLHQSSVAQLSQALQKAGLLDHNKKRVLRRKIKIHQGRLQNLRQQQARPFLLVVPQRRKDIVEEQLRRGVVTIGLEDMVLGKHKRERAQNPKATIEPFFQYLLQPQVSFYTPTVDFSVPTLKFDITGDAENTPFVPSHWCSTKVKVFGSDENLYICESLKYKRRQMPVVSISRASDYPSPFVTTRVGPAYWNLSGRNMQHTTSYGSVIPENSDRDKEWAPRRFTFGGRRFVWKPYPEVGRSAEYLCEVRSERPKPGSKTGKIEDEVFDAKLAWTSDHRFFKATQLEIVGGLDPFFREFIFASQCTRLLMTKYGH, encoded by the exons ATGGCAGACGCAAGCGTGGGGGAGGAGCAAGCACTCCATAATTTATGCGTCTCTGTTTTCACGGCAGAGTACCAACGCGACTATGAGAATGCTACTTCGCTTCACCAGTCATCCGTCGCGCAGCTTTCACAGGCCCTCCAGAAAGCCGGCCTGCTCGACCATAACAAGAAGCGCGTGCTGCGACGGAAAATCAAAATCCACCAAGGTCGACTCCAAAACCTTAGACAGCAGCAAGCTCGCCCTTTCCTTTTGGTCGTCCCCCAGCGCAGGAAGGATATAGTCGAGGAGCAACTTCGTCGCGGTGTTGTGACGATTGGTTTG GAGGATATGGTTCTCGGAAAGCACAAGCGCGAACGCGCCCAGAACCCAAAGGCGACGATTGAGCCGTTTTTCCAATATCTCCTACAACCGCAGGTGTCGTTTTATACGCCAACAGTGGACTTCTCTGTCCCGACCCTGAAGTTCGACATCACTGGAGATGCTGAGAATACACCCTTCGTACCCTCCCACTGGTGCTccaccaaggtcaaggtgtTCGGAAGTGACGAGAATCTCTATATCTGCGAGAGCCTCAAGTACAAGAGGCGACAAATGCCAGTCGTTTCGATCTCCCGAGCCTCCGATTATCCCAGTCCCTTCGTCACAACTCGCGTTGGCCCGGCCTACTGGAATCTGAGCGGCCGTAATATGCAGCACACAACGAGCTACGGCAGTGTAATTCCGGAGAACTCAGACCGGGATAAAGAATGGGCCCCGCGGCGCTTCACATTCGGTGGGCGTCGGTTCGTCTGGAAACCTTACCCTGAGGTAGGCCGTAGCGCCGAATATCTCTGTGAGGTTCGCTCCGAGCGGCCAAAGCCTGGTAGTAAAACGGGCaagattgaagatgaggtgTTTGATGCTAAATTGGCGTGGACGTCCGACCACAGGTTCTTCAAAGCAACTCAGCTTGAGATCGTGGGCGGACTGGATCCGTTCTTCCGGGAGTTTATATTTGCCAGCCAGTGTACAAGGCTTCTCATGACGAAATACGGGCACTAA
- a CDS encoding uncharacterized protein (COG:C;~EggNog:ENOG410PICX;~InterPro:IPR015590,IPR016161,IPR016162,IPR016163;~go_function: GO:0016491 - oxidoreductase activity [Evidence IEA];~go_function: GO:0016620 - oxidoreductase activity, acting on the aldehyde or oxo group of donors, NAD or NADP as acceptor [Evidence IEA];~go_process: GO:0055114 - oxidation-reduction process [Evidence IEA]), with amino-acid sequence MDIYATDEEEAIALANDTEYGLTSAVFTSNLFSGLRVANQIESGAVHINSMTVHDDPTLPHGGWKNSGFGRFGGTAGYDEWLQTKTITWVE; translated from the exons ATGGACATCTACGCCACGGA cgaggaagaagcgatTGCGTTAGCCAATGACACGGAGTATGGCCTCACATCAGCCGTGTTTACGAGCAACCTGTTCAGTGGTCTGAGGGTGGCCAATCAAATCGAATCCGG AGCTGTTCACATCAACTCGATGACAGTCCACGATGATCCCACCTTACCTCACGGCGGATGGAAGAACAGTGGATTTGGCCGCTTCGGCGGCACTGCTGGTTATGACGAGTGGCTGCAAACCAAAACAATCACCTGGGTGGAGTAA
- a CDS encoding uncharacterized protein (COG:S;~EggNog:ENOG410PXCI;~InterPro:IPR010730;~PFAM:PF06985): MADHLFSPDVPQKPLRFEYDGPLYDGRDWEAYPYRSGWLDESNGVTFASNAVPPEYRSRMHCWLYFGVLHHVFGDQLDQSDFLLREATEGEKQYITTRQLEKYVGNADDWENNDRGARCLWIIPKVLLSLSKYKLWIGEDIFMAIRLLALALWNVAVKRGGEQPTPRNSGFLFLNLKEEEKLIHDGWCPVDVARCSKAGMQLDAQVYLMQLARSKPSWYNRTHDSCQTTECVADNIDERTYITRHVQQDCNCLHVGSDIEQLHAILQSGHIPVVRITPRGKDEFGNRKFDIKVVKNHSSQPYVAVSHVWADGLGNPHANSLPHCQLEFIYDHARPLLRKKEYIPHYKEKTFGVLHSGASRIAHFAATATQRGDDSVLVWMDTLCIPHQDDIRNLAIQRIRDVYTGAYRTMIIDSSMMMVESRSCTKLEICLRVLYCSGWIRRLWTLQEALASEERLYVLLADKPVNVSSINEELVTKVDRGELPILQEGMATLAAGAWYIYFQQAQRHKSGVGRMLYGSTPDQIIEGTWFNVAARASSKDRDRATVLASVLDLDLQKILEVKEPEERMRRLYGMLERFPQDVLFLEGPRFEDEGMGWAMRVCRFTGSFSPLYHDGGKITPRGLEVSLYSSLVYPSCRFWDMNKFFDSDECQRRKDLERWIDDSQFDRTQPATGTKVFHLETAAPLELGGGATYGIIMLEVKLDVISRCAVVSLQTTEDGAYHARYVSSGYVHAQILDMRDPNLFGYTIRGTWDDAEKRTWIVG, encoded by the exons ATGGCAGATCATTTGTTTTCCCCTGACGTGCCTCAAAAGCCCCTCCGGTTCGAATATGATGGCCCGCTATACGACGGACGCGATTGGGAAGCCTACCCTTACCGCAGTGGGTGGCTGGACGAATCCAACGGCGTCACGTTTGCCTCCAACGCTGTTCCGCCGGAATATCGATCGCGAATGCATTGCTGGCTCTACTTTGGCGTGCTGCACCATGTCTTTGGTGATCAGCTGGACCAGTCTGACTTTCTTCTCCGCGAGGCTACAGAAGGCGAGAAGCAGTACATCACGACTCGACAACTGGAGAAATATGTTGGCAATGCCGATGACTGGGAGAATAATGATCGCGGGGCCCGATGCTTGTGGATCATCCCCAAAGTCCTCTTAAGCCTTTCCAAATATAAGCTCTGGATAGGCGAGGACATCTTTATGGCAATTCGGCTGCTTGCCCTGGCCCTCTGGAACGTTGCCGTCAAGCGCGGTGGCGAGCAGCCCACTCCGCGCAATTCGGGGTTCTTGTTTCTTAATCtaaaggaagaggagaagctAATCCACGATGGATGGTGTCCGGTCGATGTAGCGAGATGTAGTAAGGCCGGTATGCAGTTGGACGCCCAGGTGTATCTAATGCAACTGGCTCGTTCCAAGCCCAGCTGGTATAATCGAACGCATGACTCTTGTCAGACGACGGAATGCGTGGCGGACAATATAGATGAGAGGACTTATATCACTCGTCACGTCCAGCAGGATTGCAACTGTTTGCATGTCGGTTCAGATATTGAACAATTACATGCCATCCTTCAAAGCGGACACATCCCGGTTGTGAGGATAACACCCCGTGGAAAGGATGAGTTCGGAAATAGGAAGTTTGACATTAAGGTGGTCAAAAACCACAGCAGCCAGCCATACGTGGCTGTCTCACATGTATGGGCTGATGGACTAGGCAATCCCCATGCTAATTCGCTCCCGCACTGCCAGTTAGAATTTATATATGACCATGCAAGGCCCCTTCTTCGcaagaaagaatatattcCTCATTACAAAGAGAAGACATTTGGAGTACTGCATAGTGGTGCCTCTCGAATTGCGCATTTCGCAGCGACTGCCACCCAGCGCGGAGACGATTCTGTACTTGTCTGGATGGACACATTGTGTATTCCCCATCAAGATGATATTCGCAACTTGGCAATCCAACGCATTCGCGATGTTTATACTGGTG CCTATCGGACGATGATAATTGACTCAAGCATGATGATGGTCGAGTCCCGCTCATGTACCAAGCTGGAGATTTGTCTGAGAGTTTTGTACTGCTCAGGTTGGATTCGCCGGTTATGGACGCTTCAGGAAGCACTTGCCTCCGAGGAGAGACTATACGTGCTTTTGGCAGATAAGCCAGTCAACGTCAGTTCAATCAACGAGGAGCTAGTGACAAAGGTCGACAGAGGAGAACTCCCGATTCTTCAAGAAGGAATGGCTACGCTGGCTGCAGGGGCCTGGTACATATACTTTCAACAGGCACAGCGCCATAAGTCTGGCGTCGGCCGCATGCTCTACGGGAGTACCCCAGATCAGATCATCGAGGGGACCTGGTTCAATGTGGCCGCACGAGCATCCAGCAAGGACCGTGATCGAGCGACCGTCCTAGCCAGTGTTTTAGACCTGGATCTTCAGAAAATCCTCGAGGTAAAGGAACCTGAAGAGCGCATGCGCAGACTGTATGGTATGCTTGAACGGTTCCCCCAAGACGTGTTGTTTCTTGAGGGACCCCGGTTTGAAGACGAGGGAATGGGCTGGGCAATGCGAGTCTGTCGATTTACCGGTTCCTTCTCCCCGCTCTACCATGATGGCGGGAAAATTACGCCTCGGGGGCTCGAGGTCTCTCTGTATTCTTCACTGGTCTATCCGTCTTGCAGGTTCTGGGATATGAACAAGTTCTTCGACTCTGACGAGTGCCAGAGGCGAAAGGACTTGGAGAGGTGGATTGATGACTCTCAGTTTGATCGGACGCAGCCTGCAACAGGCACGAAAGTCTTCCACTTGGAGACAGCAGCGCCGCTAGAGCTCGGCGGGGGTGCAACGTATGGGATTATCATGCTCGAGGTCAAACTGGATGTGATCAGCCGCTGTGCAGTAGTGTCGTTGCAGACCACTGAAGATGGTGCCTACCACGCACGGTATGTTTCATCGGGGTACGTACACGCGCAAATTCTGGATATGCGCGATCCAAACTTGTTTGGCTACACGATCAGAGGCACCTGGGATGATGCAGAGAAGCGGACGTGGATTGTGGGTTAA
- a CDS encoding uncharacterized protein (COG:S;~EggNog:ENOG410PZ8B;~TransMembrane:1 (o27-45i)), producing MDKNIPQSGLQAQSTAEPPYYHRPMKTALTMLFFLLMALFSYKSFARSSSILPFSAPSQESISETSEPTNEDYVLPYERRPCPLPTTRYSIHTGQAACYPSSGGIWLSDLGPLELQYLGIDRFSSTERPDWSKEQEDDFCHKLRRFGGEWHNPDPEGRDLYIGGECHELYENAPIASTTRKVGIPSDENDKGAWVLNVDEETGRFPNEIVIVKNALTMDERVQALIRLGAVYCVDVGDCSLLGDLKLKPCELPRDKGWEEVLELDCL from the coding sequence ATGGACAAAAATATACCACAATCCGGCTTACAAGCCCAGTCTACGGCTGAGCCCCCATACTACCACCGCCCGATGAAAACAGCCCTTacaatgctcttcttcctcctcatggCTCTTTTCAGCTACAAATCTTTCGCAAGGTCTTCGTCTATTCTCCCCTTCTCAGCCCCATCGCAGGAATCCATATCCGAGACCTCCGAGCCTACTAATGAGGATTACGTCTTGCCGTATGAGCGCCGGCCTTGCCCCCTCCCAACAACCCGATATAGCATCCACACGGGCCAAGCAGCATGCTACCCCTCATCAGGAGGAATCTGGCTTTCAGACTTAGGCCCCCTGGAACTACAATATTTGGGTATCGATAGATTTTCCTCGACTGAGCGCCCTGATTGGTCAAAGGAACAAGAAGACGATTTCTGCCACAAGCTCCGGCGATTTGGTGGCGAATGGCATAATCCTGATCCCGAAGGGCGAGATCTGTATATCGGTGGGGAATGTCATGAGCTCTACGAGAACGCACCGATTGCTTCGACCACTCGCAAAGTGGGAATCCCGTCTGATGAGAACGACAAGGGGGCTTGGGTTCTTAATGTCGATGAGGAGACTGGGAGGTTTCCCAATGAGATTGTTATTGTTAAGAACGCACTGACAATGGACGAGCGAGTTCAGGCGTTGATAAGATTGGGGGCTGTTTACTGTGTAGACGTTGGTGATTGTAGTTTACTTGGCGatctgaagctgaagccatGCGAGTTGCCTAGGGACAAAGGATGGGAGGAagtgctggagctggatTGTCTTTGA